A window of Xylophilus sp. GW821-FHT01B05 contains these coding sequences:
- a CDS encoding transporter substrate-binding domain-containing protein, translated as MRFRSFIPLLSALALLAAGAAHADATLDKIKQRGKIAVGIDGPNPPFGYLDTATGKTAGYQTDLASDIAKRLGVQLETVPVTAATRVQFLQAGKVDLLIANIQWTQERSEILSFAPTPYDLIGGAAMVAKSSGITKWEDLRGKVACVSQGSNFARPLQETYGAIVKGLRGIPESLLALKGGTCAASVHIQPALYQTLHGPSAGEWKDYALATQDQLIPSPTVVWTRRGEADTVAFVDKAIQDWHRSGLLLAAARKYGIPDAYIQSGNQKAQQGQFDRAPFEQDKP; from the coding sequence ATGAGATTCCGTTCCTTCATACCGCTGCTGTCGGCCCTGGCCTTGCTGGCCGCCGGTGCCGCCCATGCCGACGCCACGCTCGACAAGATCAAGCAGCGCGGCAAGATCGCCGTTGGCATCGACGGGCCCAACCCGCCCTTTGGCTACCTGGACACTGCCACCGGCAAGACCGCGGGCTACCAGACCGACCTGGCCAGCGACATCGCCAAGCGCCTGGGCGTGCAGCTGGAGACGGTGCCCGTCACCGCCGCCACGCGCGTGCAGTTTCTGCAGGCCGGCAAGGTCGATCTGCTGATCGCCAACATCCAGTGGACACAAGAGCGCAGCGAGATCCTGAGCTTTGCGCCCACGCCCTATGACCTGATTGGCGGCGCAGCCATGGTCGCCAAATCCAGCGGCATCACCAAGTGGGAAGACCTGCGCGGCAAGGTGGCCTGCGTGTCGCAGGGCAGCAACTTTGCGCGGCCGCTGCAGGAGACCTATGGCGCCATCGTCAAGGGCCTGCGCGGCATCCCCGAATCGCTGCTGGCGCTCAAGGGCGGCACCTGCGCCGCCTCGGTGCACATCCAGCCCGCGCTCTACCAGACGCTGCACGGCCCAAGCGCCGGCGAGTGGAAGGACTACGCCTTGGCCACGCAAGACCAGTTGATCCCCTCACCCACCGTGGTCTGGACGCGCCGTGGCGAGGCCGACACCGTGGCCTTCGTCGACAAGGCGATCCAGGACTGGCACCGCTCCGGCCTGCTGCTGGCCGCCGCGCGCAAGTACGGCATCCCGGACGCCTACATCCAATCCGGCAACCAGAAGGCGCAGCAAGGCCAGTTTGACCGCGCGCCCTTCGAGCAAGACAAGCCATGA
- a CDS encoding FAD-binding oxidoreductase, with amino-acid sequence MNTATASLPAQQHAHAAPFLEQLRAILGAAHVLTGDDAAGYLTDQHRRLTGRALAVARPADTAQVAQVVRLCREHRVPIVPQGGNTGLAGAATPDASGQALLLSLTRLNRVRAIDTDNDTITVEAGSVLAHVQQAARDAGRLFPLSLGSEGSCTIGGNLGTNAGGTQVLRYGNARELTLGLEVVTAEGEVWESLSGLRKDNTGYALRDLYIGSEGTLGIITAATLKLYPLPAVQHTALLAFGCIRDAIAFLSQARTGFGAGLTAFELLSDTALGLIAQHVPEQPIPLKELNYPWYALIELSDSEGEAHARERFEAVVGSAFEDGLVADAAIAESLQQSQALWRLRDEALGEAQRRDGRNVKHDISVPISRIPDFLRATAAALEARFPGVRPVAFGHLGDGNLHYNVSHPVGQTPSAVFAVEDAIHEVVYDSVQLHGGSISAEHGIGQTKRDLLPRYKSPVALGLMQRIKQALDPLDLLNPDKVLQHPLRWKDFP; translated from the coding sequence ATGAACACCGCCACCGCATCGCTGCCGGCACAGCAGCACGCACACGCCGCGCCTTTTCTGGAGCAGCTGCGCGCCATCCTGGGCGCAGCCCATGTGCTGACCGGCGACGATGCGGCGGGCTACCTCACCGACCAGCACCGCCGCCTGACCGGCCGCGCGCTGGCCGTGGCGCGCCCGGCCGACACCGCGCAGGTGGCGCAGGTGGTGCGCCTGTGCCGCGAGCATCGCGTGCCCATCGTGCCGCAGGGCGGCAACACCGGCCTGGCCGGCGCAGCCACGCCCGATGCCAGCGGGCAAGCGCTGCTGCTGTCGCTGACACGGCTGAACCGGGTGCGCGCCATCGATACCGACAACGACACCATCACGGTCGAGGCCGGCAGCGTGCTGGCCCATGTGCAGCAGGCCGCGCGCGATGCCGGGCGGCTGTTTCCCTTGAGCCTGGGCTCTGAAGGCAGTTGCACCATAGGCGGCAACCTGGGCACCAACGCCGGCGGCACGCAGGTGCTGCGCTACGGCAATGCACGCGAGCTGACGCTGGGCCTGGAAGTGGTCACGGCCGAGGGCGAAGTCTGGGAATCCCTGAGCGGCCTGCGCAAGGACAACACCGGCTATGCGCTGCGCGACCTCTACATCGGCAGCGAAGGCACGCTGGGCATCATCACCGCGGCCACGCTCAAGCTCTACCCGCTGCCTGCGGTGCAGCACACGGCGCTGCTGGCCTTTGGCTGCATACGCGATGCGATTGCCTTCTTGTCGCAGGCGCGCACCGGCTTTGGCGCGGGGCTGACGGCCTTCGAGCTGCTGTCCGATACCGCGCTGGGCCTGATCGCGCAGCACGTGCCAGAGCAACCCATTCCGCTGAAAGAGCTGAACTACCCCTGGTATGCGCTGATAGAGCTGTCTGACAGCGAAGGCGAAGCCCATGCGCGCGAACGCTTCGAGGCCGTGGTGGGCAGCGCCTTTGAAGACGGCCTGGTGGCCGATGCCGCGATTGCCGAGAGCCTGCAGCAAAGCCAGGCGCTCTGGCGCCTGCGCGACGAAGCGCTGGGCGAGGCACAGCGGCGCGACGGCCGCAATGTGAAGCACGACATCTCGGTGCCGATATCGCGCATTCCAGATTTTCTGCGCGCCACGGCGGCGGCGCTGGAGGCGCGCTTTCCCGGTGTGCGGCCAGTGGCCTTTGGCCACCTGGGCGACGGCAACCTGCACTACAACGTATCGCACCCCGTGGGCCAGACGCCAAGCGCGGTGTTTGCGGTAGAGGACGCGATCCACGAAGTGGTCTACGACAGCGTGCAACTGCATGGCGGCTCGATCAGCGCCGAGCACGGCATAGGCCAGACCAAGCGCGACCTGCTGCCGCGCTACAAGAGCCCGGTGGCGCTGGGCCTGATGCAGCGCATCAAGCAGGCGCTGGACCCGCTGGACCTGCTCAACCCCGACAAGGTATTGCAGCACCCGCTGCGCTGGAAGGATTTCCCATGA
- a CDS encoding amino acid ABC transporter permease produces the protein MASDALLAAPPRTAPGAGLLRALRNPWSLGALAVLALLVFWTSTGSTPAAFVYLWTWTPALLRGLLANIEISVLAVALGTVVGLVVGALSLSPSRALRNATRWYVQAFRNAPILVLIYFTTYVFPFEVHLVSWTFPFPDWIKVVLGLALPTSANVAEIFRGAIQSIPSAQWEASQSLAFRRTQIFRLIVLPQCVRRMLPPWMNLYASITMSTSLASLVGVHDVVDTAQIASNTVARTDFTILVYFTLLALFFAYCYPIARATRALERRHERH, from the coding sequence ATGGCCAGTGATGCCCTTCTTGCCGCACCGCCGCGCACAGCGCCAGGCGCCGGCCTGCTGCGCGCGCTGCGCAACCCCTGGAGCCTGGGCGCGTTGGCCGTGCTGGCGCTGCTGGTCTTCTGGACCAGCACCGGCAGCACGCCTGCGGCCTTTGTCTACCTCTGGACCTGGACGCCCGCTCTGCTGCGCGGCCTGCTGGCCAATATCGAGATCAGCGTGCTGGCCGTGGCGCTGGGCACGGTCGTGGGCCTGGTGGTGGGCGCGCTGTCGCTTTCGCCCTCGCGCGCGCTGCGCAATGCCACGCGCTGGTATGTGCAGGCGTTTCGCAATGCGCCCATCCTGGTGCTGATCTACTTCACCACCTACGTCTTCCCGTTCGAGGTGCACCTGGTGTCCTGGACCTTCCCGTTCCCCGACTGGATCAAGGTGGTGCTGGGCCTGGCCCTGCCCACCAGCGCCAACGTGGCCGAGATCTTTCGCGGCGCGATCCAGTCCATCCCCAGCGCGCAGTGGGAAGCCTCGCAGTCGCTGGCGTTCCGCCGCACGCAGATCTTCCGGCTGATCGTGCTGCCGCAGTGCGTGCGGCGCATGCTGCCGCCGTGGATGAACCTGTACGCCAGCATCACCATGAGCACCTCGCTGGCCTCGCTGGTGGGCGTGCACGACGTGGTCGATACCGCGCAGATCGCCAGCAACACCGTGGCGCGCACCGACTTCACCATCCTTGTCTACTTCACGCTGCTGGCGCTCTTCTTCGCCTACTGCTACCCCATCGCCCGCGCCACCCGCGCCCTGGAGCGACGCCATGAACGCCACTGA
- a CDS encoding transporter substrate-binding domain-containing protein, with the protein MQPAHLFRPAHRIAAALAAALCLAGGTAHADATLERIHQRSKVVIGVLANGGPFGSIDPATQQLVGWNPELARDLAKRLGVEAELVQVQPANRVQFLQSGKVDLLIASMEYNADRGEILGYAPTPFYRVGGTAAVLKTSGITKWEDLRGKTVCASQGSSFVKPLQEQYGAQVRGFKTSAESLLALRGNNCVAAVHDATLIHPLLRGNAEWAAYAAPIADEIAPAPSVVWARKGEADTIAAVDKVVQQWHRSGWLIDTEKRLGITPAQPLLPELQAKFKAAAS; encoded by the coding sequence ATGCAGCCAGCGCACCTCTTTCGCCCCGCCCACCGTATTGCCGCCGCACTCGCAGCCGCGTTGTGCCTGGCAGGCGGTACCGCCCATGCCGACGCCACGCTGGAGCGCATCCACCAACGCAGCAAGGTAGTCATTGGCGTGCTCGCCAATGGTGGCCCGTTCGGCTCGATAGACCCGGCCACGCAGCAACTGGTGGGTTGGAACCCCGAGCTGGCGCGCGACCTGGCCAAGCGCCTGGGCGTGGAGGCCGAGCTGGTGCAGGTGCAGCCGGCCAACCGCGTGCAGTTTCTGCAGTCGGGCAAGGTCGATCTGCTGATCGCATCGATGGAATACAACGCCGACCGCGGCGAGATCCTGGGCTATGCGCCCACGCCCTTCTACCGCGTGGGCGGCACGGCGGCCGTGCTGAAGACCAGCGGCATCACCAAGTGGGAAGACCTGCGTGGCAAGACGGTGTGCGCCTCGCAGGGCAGCAGCTTTGTGAAGCCCTTGCAGGAGCAGTACGGCGCGCAGGTGCGCGGCTTCAAGACCTCGGCCGAATCGCTGCTGGCGCTGCGCGGCAACAACTGCGTGGCCGCCGTGCATGACGCCACGCTGATCCACCCGCTGCTGCGCGGCAATGCGGAATGGGCGGCCTACGCGGCACCGATTGCGGACGAGATCGCACCCGCGCCCTCGGTGGTCTGGGCCCGCAAGGGCGAGGCCGACACCATCGCCGCAGTGGACAAGGTGGTGCAGCAATGGCACCGCAGCGGCTGGCTGATCGACACCGAGAAGCGCCTGGGCATCACGCCGGCGCAGCCGCTGCTGCCTGAGCTGCAAGCCAAGTTCAAGGCCGCAGCGTCCTGA
- a CDS encoding aminotransferase class I/II-fold pyridoxal phosphate-dependent enzyme, whose product MTQATPPAAFPLSQRVRRVKLSPNAAASARAAALAAQGRDVLTLTSGEPDFDTPEAIKQAAIAALARGETKYTGTPGTAELRRAISAKYARENQLDYTPAQVIVSNGGKQVIFNAFAATLDAGDEVLLPAPYWPSFPDAVAVNDGTPVILPCTEATGFKLTAAALEAAITPRTRWLVLNTPSNPTGAVYSRDELAALAAVLRRHPQVLVLLDELYEHIWFTPEAPAHWLHVAPDLKERTLLVNGASKTYAMTGWRIGYGVGPAALVQAMTVIQSQVSSGANSIGQAAVTAALNAPDQSFVAQARAAYARRASFITEAFNAIPGITLLPPEGAFFAYANCGALIGRVRPDGQVIASDTDVVDWLLEAEGVAAVDGPSYGLSPYFRISIAASDAVLADAATRIARAVAALRPAVAVAEPALEAAG is encoded by the coding sequence ATGACCCAGGCCACGCCACCCGCCGCATTCCCGCTCTCGCAGCGCGTGCGCCGCGTCAAGCTCTCGCCCAATGCCGCCGCCAGCGCACGCGCGGCCGCGCTTGCCGCGCAGGGCCGCGACGTGCTCACGCTGACCTCGGGCGAGCCCGACTTCGACACGCCCGAGGCCATCAAGCAGGCCGCCATCGCGGCCCTGGCGCGCGGCGAGACCAAGTACACCGGCACGCCCGGCACGGCCGAGCTGCGCCGCGCCATCAGCGCCAAGTACGCACGCGAGAACCAGTTGGACTACACGCCCGCGCAGGTCATCGTCTCCAACGGCGGCAAGCAGGTGATCTTCAATGCCTTCGCCGCCACGCTGGATGCGGGCGACGAGGTGCTGCTGCCCGCGCCCTACTGGCCCTCGTTCCCGGATGCGGTCGCGGTCAACGACGGCACGCCGGTGATCCTGCCCTGCACCGAGGCCACGGGCTTCAAGCTCACCGCCGCAGCGCTGGAGGCAGCCATCACGCCGCGCACGCGCTGGCTGGTGCTGAACACGCCCAGCAACCCCACCGGCGCCGTGTATTCGCGCGACGAACTGGCCGCGCTGGCCGCCGTGCTGCGCCGCCACCCGCAGGTGCTGGTGCTGCTGGACGAGCTGTACGAGCACATCTGGTTCACGCCCGAAGCGCCCGCGCACTGGCTGCACGTGGCGCCTGATCTGAAAGAGCGCACGCTGCTGGTCAACGGCGCCTCCAAAACCTATGCCATGACCGGCTGGCGCATTGGCTACGGCGTGGGGCCGGCAGCGCTGGTGCAGGCCATGACGGTGATCCAGTCGCAGGTGTCCTCGGGTGCCAACTCGATCGGCCAGGCCGCCGTGACGGCGGCGCTGAATGCGCCCGACCAGTCCTTTGTGGCCCAGGCACGCGCCGCCTATGCGCGACGCGCCAGCTTCATTACCGAGGCTTTCAACGCCATCCCCGGCATCACGCTGCTGCCGCCGGAAGGCGCCTTCTTTGCCTATGCCAACTGCGGCGCGCTGATCGGCCGCGTGCGGCCAGACGGCCAGGTGATTGCGTCGGACACCGATGTGGTCGACTGGCTGCTCGAAGCCGAAGGCGTGGCCGCAGTGGACGGGCCTTCTTACGGGCTGTCGCCCTACTTCCGCATCTCGATTGCCGCGAGCGACGCCGTGCTGGCCGATGCCGCCACCCGTATTGCCCGCGCGGTCGCGGCGCTGCGGCCCGCCGTGGCGGTGGCCGAGCCGGCGCTGGAGGCCGCTGGATGA
- a CDS encoding amino acid ABC transporter ATP-binding protein produces MNATESFLRTAPPAAAIEAPLVQLRDVHLSFGANAVLKGIDVEVRRGQAVSIIGPSGSGKSTILRCITGLLRPQRGEIRVGDTRVDALRTEAELIALRKRVGFVFQQYNLFPHLTVLENLVIAPTRVVGRPRAEAEREARALLDKVRLSHKEKAYPGELSGGQQQRVAIARALAMRPELILFDEVTSALDPETVGEVLTVIRDLVKDGMTCVLVTHEMRFAEEVSDSVYFTEAGRIVEHGPPAHIFGAPQSERTREFLQRALGDGGRAARATPTFGPVPLELNRFSY; encoded by the coding sequence ATGAACGCCACTGAATCCTTTCTGCGCACCGCGCCCCCCGCCGCCGCCATCGAAGCACCGCTGGTGCAACTGCGCGACGTGCATCTGTCCTTTGGCGCCAACGCCGTGTTGAAGGGCATAGACGTAGAGGTGCGGCGCGGCCAGGCCGTGTCCATCATCGGGCCCTCGGGCTCGGGCAAGTCCACCATCCTGCGCTGCATCACCGGCCTGCTGCGGCCGCAGCGCGGCGAGATCCGTGTGGGCGACACAAGGGTCGATGCGCTGCGCACCGAAGCCGAGCTGATCGCCCTGCGCAAGCGCGTGGGTTTTGTGTTCCAGCAGTACAACCTGTTCCCGCACCTGACGGTGCTGGAGAACCTGGTGATCGCCCCCACCCGCGTGGTGGGCCGCCCGCGCGCCGAAGCCGAGCGCGAGGCGCGCGCGCTGCTCGACAAGGTGCGCCTGTCGCATAAAGAAAAGGCTTACCCGGGCGAGCTGTCTGGCGGCCAGCAGCAGCGCGTGGCGATTGCCCGCGCGCTGGCCATGCGGCCCGAGCTGATCCTGTTCGACGAGGTGACCTCCGCGCTCGACCCAGAAACCGTGGGCGAGGTGCTGACCGTTATCCGCGACCTGGTGAAGGACGGCATGACCTGCGTGCTGGTCACGCACGAGATGCGCTTTGCCGAAGAGGTGAGCGACAGCGTGTACTTCACCGAGGCCGGCCGCATCGTCGAGCACGGGCCGCCAGCGCACATCTTTGGCGCACCGCAAAGCGAGCGCACGCGCGAATTTTTGCAGCGTGCGCTGGGCGATGGCGGGCGGGCTGCGCGTGCCACGCCGACCTTCGGCCCCGTCCCCTTGGAGCTCAACCGTTTTTCCTATTGA
- a CDS encoding cysteine dioxygenase family protein — translation MTTTLTRPTMTTTADTRRAAVTTALADIRQLAAGTPDRAVLAAITARLEQLATERALFTRADFPPPAENAGVGASTRYRLNPDDADTDIALYLNSINPGKTTIPHNHDTWAVIVAVEGQEENRVYRRTDDGSNPAVAQLEVARELTVQPGTSIAFLPDDLHSIHVVGSEPTLHFHLYGRPLETLTGRIGVNLETGEVVNYNATQFKPSKVAA, via the coding sequence ATGACAACAACCCTCACGAGACCCACCATGACCACCACCGCAGACACCCGCCGCGCCGCCGTCACCACCGCCCTCGCCGACATCCGCCAACTGGCCGCCGGCACCCCCGACCGCGCCGTACTGGCCGCCATCACCGCGCGGCTGGAGCAGCTCGCCACCGAGCGCGCGCTGTTCACCCGCGCCGACTTCCCGCCGCCGGCAGAGAACGCGGGCGTGGGCGCATCCACCCGCTACCGGCTCAACCCGGATGACGCCGACACCGACATCGCGCTCTACCTGAACTCGATCAACCCGGGCAAGACCACCATCCCGCACAACCATGACACCTGGGCCGTGATCGTGGCGGTGGAAGGGCAGGAAGAGAACCGCGTCTACCGCCGCACCGACGACGGCAGCAACCCGGCCGTGGCGCAACTGGAAGTGGCGCGTGAACTCACCGTGCAGCCCGGCACCTCGATCGCCTTCCTGCCCGATGACCTGCACAGCATCCACGTGGTGGGCAGCGAGCCCACGCTGCACTTTCACCTCTATGGCCGCCCGCTGGAGACACTCACCGGCCGCATCGGCGTGAACCTGGAAACCGGCGAGGTGGTGAACTACAACGCCACGCAGTTCAAGCCGAGCAAGGTGGCGGCATGA
- a CDS encoding transporter substrate-binding domain-containing protein, with amino-acid sequence MSRASVRALLLAGLALAGASAHADATLDKIQQRGKLIVGVILSGPPFGTIDPVTQKHIGYNVELSEGVAKGLGVALETIQVQPSNRVQFLQQGKVDILIANMQWTQERSEILSFVPTPFEEVGGAAIARKGSGISKWEDVKGKAVCVSQGSNFTRPLAEQYGAQIKAFRGQPESLLALKGSNCVAAVHVSPTLRELVAENADWKDYEIVSPTDLIPSPSVIWVRKGEADTQAAIDKIVQNWHRTGWLIEVEKKNGMTPTPLLHQLHDKFKKSPA; translated from the coding sequence ATGTCCCGCGCCTCTGTACGCGCTCTGCTGCTTGCCGGCCTGGCGCTGGCCGGCGCCAGCGCCCATGCCGACGCCACGCTGGACAAGATCCAGCAGCGCGGCAAGCTCATCGTCGGCGTGATCCTGTCGGGCCCGCCCTTTGGCACCATCGACCCGGTCACGCAGAAGCACATTGGCTACAACGTGGAGCTGTCCGAAGGCGTGGCCAAGGGCCTGGGCGTGGCGCTGGAAACCATCCAGGTGCAGCCCTCCAACCGCGTGCAGTTTCTGCAGCAGGGCAAGGTCGACATCCTGATCGCCAACATGCAGTGGACGCAGGAGCGCAGCGAGATCCTGTCCTTCGTGCCCACGCCGTTTGAAGAAGTTGGCGGTGCGGCCATCGCCCGCAAAGGCAGCGGCATCAGCAAGTGGGAAGACGTGAAGGGCAAGGCCGTCTGCGTATCGCAGGGCAGCAACTTCACGCGGCCGCTGGCCGAGCAATACGGCGCGCAGATCAAGGCCTTCCGTGGCCAGCCCGAGTCGCTGCTGGCCCTGAAGGGCAGCAACTGCGTGGCCGCCGTGCACGTGAGCCCCACGCTGCGCGAGCTGGTGGCCGAGAACGCCGACTGGAAGGACTACGAGATCGTCTCGCCCACCGACCTGATCCCATCGCCTTCGGTGATCTGGGTGCGCAAGGGCGAGGCCGACACCCAGGCCGCAATCGACAAGATCGTGCAGAACTGGCACCGCACCGGCTGGCTGATCGAGGTCGAGAAAAAGAACGGCATGACGCCCACGCCGCTGCTGCACCAGTTGCACGACAAGTTCAAGAAGAGCCCGGCATGA
- a CDS encoding amino acid ABC transporter permease gives MSEGVLPQLVAAFKHVGLNYAFVLDISERQAFAHGLLVTLQLCLLTIPGSLAAGVLLAGLLTSGRPWLAQPARAFVEVTRNTPTLVQLYCAFLVLNMLITQQLQTHGGGNPLTPFVWVVIVVSLHKGVFHAEALRAGIEAVPQVTLEAARSLGFSRRQLLWRVELPLALRFALPSLVNNVVDLVKMTAVASAIAVGDVTYESIMIWTQRDNVLELLLLILLYFGLLTWLVSWAGRWLETRLRMPGYGQ, from the coding sequence ATGAGCGAGGGTGTTCTGCCGCAACTGGTGGCGGCGTTCAAGCATGTGGGGCTGAACTACGCCTTCGTGCTCGACATCTCCGAGCGCCAGGCCTTTGCGCATGGCTTGCTCGTGACGCTGCAACTGTGCCTGCTGACGATTCCCGGCAGCCTGGCCGCTGGCGTGCTGTTGGCCGGGCTGCTGACCTCGGGCCGGCCCTGGCTGGCGCAGCCGGCGCGCGCCTTTGTCGAGGTCACGCGCAACACGCCCACGCTGGTGCAGCTCTACTGCGCCTTCCTAGTGCTGAACATGCTGATCACCCAGCAACTGCAGACGCACGGCGGCGGCAACCCGCTCACGCCTTTTGTGTGGGTGGTGATCGTGGTGTCGCTGCACAAAGGCGTGTTCCATGCCGAGGCATTGCGTGCCGGCATCGAGGCCGTGCCGCAGGTGACGCTGGAGGCGGCGCGCTCGCTCGGCTTCTCGCGCCGCCAGTTGCTGTGGCGCGTGGAGCTGCCGCTGGCGCTGCGCTTTGCCCTGCCCTCGCTGGTCAACAACGTGGTGGACCTGGTGAAGATGACCGCCGTGGCCTCGGCCATTGCGGTGGGCGACGTGACCTATGAATCCATCATGATCTGGACGCAGCGCGACAACGTGCTGGAGCTGCTGCTGCTGATCCTGCTGTACTTCGGCCTGCTGACCTGGCTTGTGAGCTGGGCCGGACGCTGGCTGGAAACCCGTTTGAGGATGCCCGGCTATGGCCAGTGA
- a CDS encoding rhodanese-like domain-containing protein yields the protein MSDTAVAEPLATQPTVAAPAINASTLQQWLQDGGEIALLDVREHGQYGEGHPFFAVHLPYSRLELEAPRLVPRASTRTVVFDDAASPGVAARAAARLAALGYSQVSVLAGGAEAWAATGRALFQGVNLPSKTFGEQVEHAFDVPHISAQELAARLQSGEPLVLLDGRTLEEHHKMTIPGAIPVPNGELALRWRALVPDATTPVVVHCAGRTRSIIGAQILRDLGLPNPVLALENGTQGWALAGLALERGSKRTLPAAPDAAQQDTARADAQAFAQRSGVPVLSVAAAQAWLDDAARNTFVFDVRTAGEFTAGSLPGARHAPGGQLLQAADLQLAVRGARVLLLDDEGIRAPVVAAWLQRLGLEAAVVEGGTRAALRVPRTPALPLPPAVPERTAEELSTLRQAPGRQPLVIDLRPSQLYRHRHARGAAWSIRPRLVADVRAATQGDHLRPVLLLATEEAVARLAAQDLREAGWQSLAWAPAAATEPAGWPQESTPNLPTDHDAIDYLFFVHDRHDGNLDAARRYLEWETGLLAQCAPEELAVFRLPAAAHIDI from the coding sequence ATGTCCGATACCGCCGTCGCCGAACCGCTTGCCACCCAACCCACCGTGGCTGCCCCCGCCATCAACGCCAGCACCCTGCAGCAGTGGCTGCAGGACGGCGGCGAGATCGCCCTGCTGGACGTGCGCGAGCATGGCCAGTACGGTGAAGGCCACCCCTTCTTCGCGGTGCATCTGCCCTACAGCCGGCTGGAGCTGGAAGCGCCGCGCCTGGTGCCGCGTGCCAGCACGCGCACCGTGGTGTTCGACGATGCGGCCTCGCCCGGCGTGGCGGCGCGCGCGGCAGCGCGGCTGGCCGCGCTCGGCTACAGCCAGGTGTCGGTGCTGGCCGGCGGCGCAGAGGCCTGGGCCGCCACCGGGCGCGCGCTGTTCCAGGGCGTGAACCTGCCAAGCAAGACCTTTGGCGAGCAGGTGGAGCACGCCTTCGACGTACCCCACATCAGTGCCCAGGAGCTGGCCGCGCGCCTGCAAAGCGGCGAGCCGCTGGTGCTGCTGGATGGCCGCACGCTGGAAGAGCACCACAAGATGACCATCCCGGGCGCGATCCCCGTGCCCAACGGCGAGCTGGCCCTGCGCTGGCGTGCGCTGGTGCCTGACGCCACCACGCCCGTGGTGGTGCACTGCGCCGGCCGCACGCGCAGCATCATCGGCGCGCAGATCCTGCGTGACCTGGGCCTGCCCAACCCGGTGCTGGCACTGGAGAACGGCACCCAGGGCTGGGCCCTGGCCGGCCTGGCGCTGGAGCGCGGCAGCAAACGCACGCTGCCCGCCGCCCCCGACGCCGCGCAACAAGACACGGCCCGCGCCGACGCCCAGGCCTTTGCCCAGCGCAGCGGCGTGCCAGTGCTGAGCGTTGCCGCCGCGCAGGCCTGGCTGGATGACGCCGCACGCAATACCTTTGTCTTCGACGTGCGCACCGCTGGTGAATTCACCGCCGGCAGCCTGCCCGGCGCGCGCCATGCGCCCGGCGGCCAGCTGCTGCAGGCGGCCGACCTGCAGTTGGCCGTGCGCGGCGCGCGCGTGCTGCTGCTGGACGACGAGGGCATCCGCGCGCCCGTGGTGGCCGCCTGGCTGCAGCGCCTGGGGCTGGAGGCCGCCGTGGTCGAAGGCGGCACCCGGGCTGCGCTGCGCGTGCCCCGCACGCCCGCATTGCCGCTGCCGCCGGCCGTGCCTGAGCGCACGGCTGAAGAGTTGTCCACGCTGCGCCAGGCGCCGGGCCGCCAGCCGCTGGTGATAGACCTGCGGCCGTCCCAGCTCTACCGCCACCGCCATGCGCGCGGCGCCGCCTGGTCGATCCGCCCGCGCCTGGTGGCCGACGTGCGCGCCGCCACGCAGGGTGACCACCTGCGCCCGGTGCTGTTGCTGGCCACGGAAGAAGCCGTGGCCCGCCTGGCCGCGCAAGACCTGCGCGAGGCCGGCTGGCAGTCGCTGGCCTGGGCCCCGGCCGCCGCCACCGAGCCCGCCGGCTGGCCACAAGAGTCGACACCGAACCTGCCCACCGACCACGACGCGATCGACTACCTGTTCTTTGTGCACGACCGGCACGACGGCAACCTGGACGCGGCGCGCCGCTATCTGGAATGGGAAACCGGCCTGCTGGCCCAGTGCGCGCCAGAGGAACTGGCGGTGTTCCGCCTGCCCGCCGCAGCACATATCGATATCTGA